Proteins encoded together in one Pantoea sp. CCBC3-3-1 window:
- the apaH gene encoding bis(5'-nucleosyl)-tetraphosphatase (symmetrical) ApaH codes for MSTYLIGDIHGCYDELQSLLAQVAFDPAQDTLWLTGDLVARGPGSLEVLRFVRSLGDAVKVVLGNHDLHLLAVFAGISRNKPKDRITPLLEAEDADELINWLRRQPLLQVDEEKKLVMAHAGITPQWDIETAQSCAREVEAVLSSDTYPLFLNAMYGDMPNNWTPELSGLARLRFSTNALTRMRYCFPNGQLDMICKDTPDSAPPPLKPWFKIPGPVSRDYTIVFGHWASLEGKGTPEGILALDTGCCWGGTLTMLRWEDKAWFIQPSNRERSVEE; via the coding sequence ATGAGCACTTATCTAATCGGCGATATTCATGGTTGCTACGATGAACTGCAATCTTTGCTGGCGCAGGTTGCTTTCGACCCCGCTCAGGACACCCTGTGGTTAACCGGCGATTTAGTAGCGCGGGGTCCCGGCTCGCTGGAAGTTTTACGCTTCGTTCGCTCTCTCGGTGATGCGGTTAAGGTGGTATTAGGCAATCATGATTTGCATCTGCTGGCCGTTTTCGCCGGGATTAGCCGTAACAAACCTAAAGACCGAATTACGCCGCTGTTGGAAGCCGAAGACGCGGATGAGCTGATTAACTGGCTTCGTCGTCAGCCGCTGTTGCAGGTTGATGAAGAGAAAAAGTTGGTGATGGCCCATGCCGGGATCACCCCGCAGTGGGATATCGAAACGGCGCAAAGCTGTGCTCGTGAAGTGGAAGCCGTGCTCTCCAGCGATACCTATCCGCTGTTTCTTAACGCTATGTATGGCGATATGCCCAATAACTGGACGCCAGAACTCAGCGGGCTGGCCCGTTTGCGCTTCAGCACCAACGCGCTGACCAGAATGCGGTATTGCTTCCCTAACGGCCAGCTGGATATGATCTGCAAAGATACACCAGACTCTGCCCCGCCGCCGCTAAAGCCCTGGTTTAAAATCCCCGGCCCGGTTTCCCGTGATTACACCATTGTGTTTGGTCACTGGGCTTCACTGGAAGGAAAAGGCACGCCGGAAGGCATTCTGGCACTGGATACCGGTTGCTGCTGGGGCGGTACGTTGACCATGCTGCGCTGGGAAGATAAAGCGTGGTTTATTCAGCCCTCCAACCGGGAACGGTCGGTAGAGGAATAA
- the apaG gene encoding Co2+/Mg2+ efflux protein ApaG: MTDTPRVSINVQSVYIASQSDPEEERYVFAYTITIRNLGRTAAQLLGRYWLITNGNGRETEVQGEGVVGEQPLIQPGNEFQYTSGAVLETPMGTMQGHYEMIDSEGEAFRVEIPVFRLAIPTQIH, translated from the coding sequence ATGACCGATACGCCCCGGGTTAGTATTAATGTGCAGAGCGTTTATATTGCGTCGCAGTCGGATCCTGAAGAGGAGCGCTACGTTTTTGCTTACACCATTACAATCCGCAATTTGGGGCGTACCGCTGCTCAGCTGCTTGGCCGTTACTGGCTCATTACCAACGGCAACGGCCGCGAAACTGAAGTTCAGGGTGAAGGCGTGGTGGGCGAACAGCCGCTTATTCAGCCCGGAAACGAGTTTCAGTACACCAGCGGTGCCGTTCTCGAAACGCCGATGGGCACCATGCAGGGACACTATGAGATGATCGACAGCGAGGGCGAAGCCTTCCGTGTAGAGATCCCGGTGTTCCGCCTGGCAATCCCCACTCAAATCCATTAA
- the rsmA gene encoding 16S rRNA (adenine(1518)-N(6)/adenine(1519)-N(6))-dimethyltransferase RsmA: protein MNNRVHQGHFARKRFGQNFLNDQYIIDSIVSAIHPQAGEAVVEIGPGLGALTEPVGERLDAMTVIELDRDLAARLQTHPFLGPKLTIFQQDAMTFNFAEYAREKGQSLRVFGNLPYNISTPLMFHLFSYTDAIRDMHFMLQKEVVNRLVAGPGSKAYGRLTVMAQYYCQVIPVLEVPPESFTPAPKVDSAVVRLIPHSTIPHPVKDIRLLSRITTEAFGKRRKTLRNSLGHLFTLEVLQQMNIDPTLRAENISVAQYCQLANWLSEHPQVQQQEN from the coding sequence ATGAATAATCGCGTCCATCAGGGCCATTTCGCCCGCAAACGTTTCGGACAGAACTTCCTGAACGACCAGTACATTATCGACAGCATCGTCTCCGCTATCCATCCACAGGCAGGCGAGGCGGTTGTCGAGATCGGCCCAGGCCTCGGCGCGTTAACCGAACCGGTTGGCGAACGTCTGGATGCCATGACGGTCATCGAACTTGACCGCGACCTGGCGGCTCGTCTGCAGACCCATCCTTTCCTTGGGCCTAAGCTGACGATCTTCCAGCAGGATGCCATGACCTTTAATTTCGCCGAGTACGCCCGTGAAAAAGGCCAGTCTCTGCGCGTCTTCGGCAACCTGCCCTACAACATCTCTACCCCGTTGATGTTCCACCTTTTCAGCTATACTGATGCGATTCGCGATATGCACTTTATGTTGCAAAAAGAGGTGGTCAATCGCCTGGTTGCCGGGCCTGGCAGCAAGGCGTATGGTCGGCTGACGGTGATGGCACAGTATTACTGCCAGGTGATCCCGGTGCTGGAAGTCCCGCCGGAATCCTTCACCCCGGCACCAAAAGTGGATTCCGCCGTGGTGCGTTTGATCCCTCATTCGACGATCCCGCATCCGGTTAAAGATATTCGCTTACTCAGCCGAATCACCACCGAAGCTTTCGGTAAGCGCCGTAAAACGCTACGTAACAGCCTTGGTCATCTCTTCACGCTTGAAGTTTTGCAGCAGATGAATATCGATCCAACGCTGCGTGCGGAAAATATCTCAGTGGCGCAGTACTGCCAGCTGGCTAACTGGCTGAGCGAGCATCCTCAGGTTCAGCAGCAGGAGAACTAA
- the pdxA gene encoding 4-hydroxythreonine-4-phosphate dehydrogenase PdxA, protein MLSNLRVAITPGEPAGIGPDVTLQLAQRDWPVELVVCADPALLRQRAAKLGLPLTLREYQPGVAAQPQAAGTLTVLPVITPQPVKAGELCVANSHYVLETLARACDGCLNGEFAALITGPVHKGVINDAGIFFSGHTEFFAERAMCSRVVMMLATEELRVALATTHLPLKDVSAAITRDSLHEVINILHADLQSKFGLAQPHIFVCGLNPHAGEGGHMGREEIDVIIPALDELRRQGMQLTGPLPADTLFQPKYLQHADAVLAMYHDQGLPVLKYQGFGRAVNITLGLPFIRTSVDHGTALELAGQGDADAGSFITALNLAITMIKSSNE, encoded by the coding sequence ATGCTCAGTAACCTGCGCGTGGCGATCACTCCCGGCGAACCCGCCGGGATTGGTCCTGATGTCACCCTGCAACTGGCCCAGCGCGACTGGCCAGTTGAACTGGTCGTCTGTGCCGATCCAGCTTTGCTGCGCCAGCGTGCGGCAAAGCTGGGTTTACCCTTGACGCTACGAGAATACCAGCCGGGCGTAGCCGCACAGCCACAGGCTGCGGGAACGCTGACGGTATTGCCGGTGATTACGCCACAGCCGGTTAAGGCTGGCGAACTCTGCGTGGCCAACAGTCATTACGTGCTGGAAACGCTGGCGCGTGCCTGTGACGGTTGCCTTAATGGTGAATTTGCCGCGCTGATTACCGGTCCGGTGCATAAAGGCGTAATTAATGATGCGGGCATCTTTTTCAGCGGGCATACTGAGTTCTTCGCGGAGCGGGCAATGTGCTCACGCGTGGTGATGATGCTGGCAACGGAAGAGCTGAGAGTCGCGCTGGCGACCACGCATCTGCCGCTTAAAGATGTCTCTGCCGCCATCACTCGCGACAGCCTGCACGAAGTGATCAATATTCTTCACGCCGATCTGCAAAGCAAATTTGGTCTGGCCCAGCCGCATATTTTTGTCTGTGGCCTGAATCCGCATGCAGGTGAAGGCGGACACATGGGACGTGAAGAGATCGATGTCATTATCCCTGCGCTGGATGAACTCCGACGCCAGGGGATGCAGCTGACCGGCCCGCTGCCGGCAGATACGCTGTTTCAGCCCAAATATTTACAGCATGCCGATGCAGTCCTGGCGATGTATCACGACCAGGGCCTGCCGGTGCTAAAATATCAGGGATTTGGTCGTGCGGTGAATATCACCCTTGGCCTGCCCTTTATCCGTACCTCCGTCGATCATGGCACAGCCTTAGAGCTGGCAGGCCAGGGTGACGCGGATGCGGGCAGCTTTATTACGGCGCTTAACCTCGCCATTACCATGATTAAGAGCAGTAATGAATAA